The Carnobacterium sp. 17-4 genome has a window encoding:
- a CDS encoding glycoside hydrolase family 38 C-terminal domain-containing protein: protein MPKAHFVQHTHWDREWYFTTSDALVLSDQVFTEALKELEENTHVNFCLDGQSSILDDYIEIHPEKIDLIKKLIAENRLFVGPWYTQTDALLVDAESILRNLIIGINDTVNKYGNPMMLGYLPDTFGFNAQLPTLLNQVGIDNFLSWRGLNFDKLVESPYFIWKGLGGKSVYAINFPFGYMTGLLYVDALDDLQEFVEDRLDPAIRFNAKRGNNEDILIPSGIDQKSMIENFDQVIENINDISQYRNVISNYPEFVDIIRNKGNLPTYQGELRQPVHSRVHRSIGSVRTRIKLENYKLEQKLIRHIEPLMIIAKGNGVSVGNGLVEKTWKVLLENQAHDSIGGCVSDNVAEDIHHRFKQANELADGIENLISRRIADALNLKDNEVIVFNTDVKSFKGEKIVHVVAPNKNIKFDSVSDVVLINETYYPARENIKREIPKGHIFIEEPPYYELDIRMNIELPALGYKVISFRESDKPLENRKVLEESTSVSIDNDYYNIKFDKGNISLNYIKEDKVSFIEVVDCANDGDTYDFSPLLGDEEKIFVFKKAQIIEDEIEKTIEITGMMELPYDLKDRVSNVPELGTLEMKILLSLRKNSDLIIGKIIVDNQILSHRLRLRINNLNKDESSTAQIQNGFIKNIPDEVPENWKEIYVEKPVNIEIFDKSVSVQSDNDYMTIFVEGLKEYERVGDSLFVTLMSTTGELGKPDLAWRPGRASGDTTNEGHIMMPTPLAQEIGENNFSFAIRMADGMLEESKIAHIAHDWVSPSVAYQRQDLNVFINRLDNKIWPLQHPIKPERVYSQLDVSEELIVSAAYPSYKEEGAFIIRLANPTGEKITVDPKLLEKAKIVNALEETIEKTNSILPYDYLTLLFAHDDF from the coding sequence ATGCCAAAGGCACATTTTGTTCAGCATACTCATTGGGATAGAGAGTGGTATTTTACCACATCAGATGCACTTGTTTTGAGTGATCAAGTGTTTACAGAAGCACTCAAAGAACTGGAGGAAAACACACATGTTAACTTCTGTTTAGATGGACAATCTTCTATTTTAGATGATTATATTGAAATTCATCCTGAAAAAATTGATTTAATAAAAAAATTAATTGCAGAAAACAGATTATTTGTCGGTCCTTGGTACACACAAACAGATGCGTTGCTAGTAGATGCAGAATCAATATTGAGAAACTTAATTATTGGAATCAACGATACTGTCAATAAATATGGGAATCCGATGATGCTAGGTTATTTACCTGATACTTTCGGGTTTAATGCTCAGCTGCCCACGCTATTAAATCAGGTCGGTATTGATAATTTTTTAAGCTGGAGAGGCTTGAATTTTGATAAACTAGTAGAATCTCCTTACTTCATTTGGAAAGGTTTAGGTGGGAAATCAGTTTATGCCATTAATTTTCCATTTGGATATATGACAGGCCTACTTTATGTAGACGCACTGGATGATCTTCAAGAATTTGTTGAGGACAGATTAGATCCAGCTATTAGGTTTAATGCTAAGCGTGGTAATAATGAAGATATTTTAATTCCTTCAGGAATTGACCAGAAGAGTATGATAGAAAATTTTGATCAAGTTATAGAAAATATTAACGATATCAGTCAATATCGAAATGTTATTAGTAATTATCCTGAATTTGTTGATATTATTCGTAACAAAGGAAACTTGCCAACTTATCAAGGGGAACTACGTCAACCCGTTCACTCACGAGTGCATAGATCAATTGGCTCTGTTAGAACAAGAATCAAATTAGAGAACTATAAACTAGAACAGAAACTCATACGTCACATAGAGCCTTTAATGATTATTGCTAAGGGGAATGGTGTGTCTGTGGGAAATGGACTAGTAGAAAAAACTTGGAAAGTATTACTAGAAAACCAAGCTCATGACAGTATTGGGGGATGCGTATCTGATAACGTAGCAGAAGATATTCATCACAGATTCAAGCAAGCTAATGAATTAGCAGATGGTATTGAAAATCTTATAAGCAGGCGGATTGCTGATGCGTTAAACTTGAAAGATAATGAAGTAATTGTGTTCAATACTGATGTTAAGTCGTTTAAAGGAGAAAAGATAGTCCATGTAGTAGCTCCAAATAAAAATATTAAGTTTGATAGTGTTTCGGATGTTGTTTTGATCAATGAAACATATTATCCAGCACGAGAGAACATCAAAAGAGAGATACCTAAAGGCCATATATTTATTGAAGAACCTCCTTATTATGAATTAGATATCCGAATGAATATAGAGTTACCAGCACTAGGTTACAAAGTAATTAGTTTTAGAGAATCTGACAAACCTTTAGAAAATAGGAAAGTATTAGAAGAATCAACTTCTGTATCTATAGACAATGACTATTATAATATTAAATTTGATAAAGGGAATATCTCCCTAAATTATATCAAGGAAGATAAGGTAAGCTTTATTGAAGTAGTGGATTGTGCTAACGATGGAGACACTTATGACTTCTCTCCGCTTCTTGGAGATGAAGAAAAAATATTTGTATTTAAAAAGGCACAAATAATAGAAGATGAAATAGAAAAAACTATAGAAATTACTGGAATGATGGAGCTACCATATGACTTGAAAGATAGGGTCTCGAACGTTCCAGAATTAGGCACATTGGAAATGAAAATTCTTTTAAGCTTAAGAAAAAATTCTGATTTGATTATAGGAAAAATAATAGTAGATAATCAAATCTTGTCACACAGATTGAGATTAAGAATAAATAATTTGAATAAAGATGAGAGTTCGACTGCTCAAATTCAAAATGGTTTTATAAAAAACATACCTGATGAAGTTCCAGAAAATTGGAAAGAAATATATGTAGAAAAACCAGTAAATATTGAAATTTTTGACAAAAGTGTAAGTGTTCAAAGTGATAATGATTATATGACTATTTTTGTCGAAGGATTAAAGGAATATGAAAGAGTAGGAGATAGTTTATTTGTTACATTAATGTCAACAACAGGGGAATTAGGAAAGCCTGATTTGGCATGGAGACCAGGCAGGGCTTCTGGGGATACAACTAACGAAGGTCATATCATGATGCCTACACCGCTAGCTCAAGAGATAGGAGAAAATAATTTTTCATTCGCAATTAGAATGGCAGATGGCATGCTAGAAGAATCTAAAATAGCTCATATTGCACATGATTGGGTAAGTCCTTCTGTAGCCTATCAGCGCCAGGACCTTAATGTCTTTATCAATCGACTTGATAATAAAATATGGCCGTTACAGCATCCAATTAAGCCAGAGAGAGTATACTCTCAATTAGATGTTTCAGAAGAATTGATTGTATCTGCAGCTTACCCGTCTTATAAAGAAGAAGGAGCATTTATTATTCGGTTAGCCAACCCTACTGGGGAAAAAATAACAGTAGACCCTAAATTACTTGAAAAGGCAAAAATTGTAAATGCTCTAGAGGAAACCATAGAAAAAACGAATTCTATTTTACCGTATGATTATCTTACCCTTTTGTTTGCTCATGATGATTTCTAG
- a CDS encoding PTS fructose transporter subunit IIC, whose amino-acid sequence MNIKKLGKEMLNHFQSGVSYMIPLVTAAGLLTSIAVIFGGSDVWDQTETFWGVIRMIGQTGLNFIVPMISAYIAYSIADRPGLAPAFITGMIANEMGTGFIGGMFTGLAVGYLVNLLKKMPIPPQIMSLKSLIIIPFISTAVVGLVLWYVIGTPITVMTETLTVWLTGMSGANAALLGAILGGMMAFDMGGPINKIAYAFGVASFSSGGFGASTAMLLAIAIPPLGMFLATILNKKLYSEEEIENGKTAIIMGLVGITEGTIPFAVADPVRVIPSIMVGTAVAGGINGAFGITQETMLSTFMAIPFTSRPLLYVVAIAIGGIVTALMVNALKTMKYRKEQKKEVNVAK is encoded by the coding sequence ATGAATATAAAAAAATTAGGTAAAGAAATGTTAAATCACTTCCAGAGTGGGGTTTCATATATGATTCCTTTAGTAACAGCAGCTGGATTATTGACATCTATTGCAGTTATATTTGGTGGCTCTGATGTTTGGGATCAAACAGAAACCTTCTGGGGTGTCATAAGAATGATAGGACAAACCGGGCTGAATTTTATTGTTCCTATGATTTCGGCTTATATTGCCTATTCTATTGCGGATCGACCAGGATTAGCTCCTGCTTTTATAACAGGTATGATTGCGAATGAAATGGGAACAGGGTTTATTGGAGGAATGTTCACAGGTTTAGCTGTAGGGTATCTAGTTAATCTTTTAAAGAAAATGCCAATTCCTCCTCAAATTATGAGTTTAAAGTCTCTTATTATCATTCCTTTTATTAGTACTGCTGTAGTAGGATTAGTTCTTTGGTATGTTATCGGTACGCCAATTACAGTTATGACTGAAACTTTGACAGTTTGGTTAACAGGAATGTCAGGGGCTAACGCTGCTTTATTAGGAGCGATACTAGGTGGTATGATGGCTTTTGATATGGGAGGTCCAATAAACAAAATAGCTTACGCGTTTGGTGTAGCAAGTTTTTCTTCAGGTGGGTTCGGAGCAAGTACTGCAATGCTACTGGCTATTGCTATCCCTCCACTGGGAATGTTCTTGGCTACTATATTAAATAAAAAATTGTATTCAGAAGAAGAGATAGAAAATGGGAAAACGGCAATCATTATGGGACTTGTAGGTATCACAGAAGGTACGATTCCTTTTGCAGTAGCGGATCCTGTACGGGTCATTCCAAGTATCATGGTTGGAACAGCAGTAGCAGGTGGGATAAACGGAGCATTCGGTATTACACAGGAAACGATGTTGTCAACATTTATGGCCATACCATTTACTTCTAGACCCTTGCTATACGTTGTTGCTATAGCAATTGGGGGTATTGTTACTGCCCTTATGGTAAATGCATTGAAAACAATGAAGTACAGAAAAGAACAAAAAAAAGAAGTTAACGTAGCGAAATAA
- a CDS encoding PTS fructose transporter subunit IIB, whose protein sequence is MTKIVAVTACIAGIAHTYMAKANLEKFSKKHDIEIKVETQGAMGMENKLSTSDIESADIVIFAVDTNVSERDRFSGKKIIEVGTTEVIKNGEKIIEDILNKINN, encoded by the coding sequence ATGACTAAAATTGTAGCTGTTACAGCTTGTATCGCAGGTATTGCTCATACTTATATGGCTAAAGCGAATCTAGAGAAATTTTCAAAAAAACATGATATCGAAATTAAAGTAGAAACTCAAGGAGCTATGGGAATGGAAAATAAATTATCAACTTCTGATATAGAATCTGCTGATATTGTTATTTTTGCAGTAGATACTAATGTGTCCGAAAGAGACAGATTTTCGGGTAAAAAAATTATTGAAGTTGGGACTACGGAAGTTATAAAAAATGGTGAAAAAATTATTGAGGATATTTTAAATAAAATAAATAATTAA
- a CDS encoding PTS sugar transporter subunit IIA produces MTTNKKVYKENIVLNLNASTKIEVVEKLAERLFKNGFIDNLAEFIKDVKDREEHMTTGIGNGIAIPHGKSSSVLESTVIFAKTTEDIEWESLDDKPVNIIFLLAISKQDAGDKHLRILADISGKLMDDDFVYAIKKAGTEKEIEELLSKV; encoded by the coding sequence ATGACAACTAATAAAAAAGTATATAAAGAAAATATTGTACTAAATTTAAATGCTTCAACCAAAATCGAGGTGGTTGAAAAATTAGCAGAAAGATTATTTAAGAATGGTTTCATAGATAATTTAGCAGAATTTATTAAAGATGTTAAGGATAGAGAAGAACATATGACAACTGGTATTGGAAACGGTATCGCTATTCCTCATGGGAAAAGTAGTTCTGTCTTAGAATCAACAGTCATTTTTGCGAAAACAACTGAGGATATTGAATGGGAGTCATTAGATGACAAACCAGTAAACATCATTTTTTTATTAGCTATATCTAAACAAGATGCTGGGGATAAACATTTGAGAATTCTAGCAGATATTTCTGGAAAGTTAATGGATGATGACTTTGTTTATGCTATTAAGAAAGCTGGCACAGAAAAAGAAATTGAAGAGTTGTTATCAAAAGTATAA
- a CDS encoding BglG family transcription antiterminator, producing the protein MINMFDVKHKRIIQFILDNKRTNYEELSKYIGISKRTIAKYLNEIRDLIQPLNVNLVIKQGEGVHFEGEIQKLEEMIKSLKDYELNSKDNRQMKLYSKFILSSDHLKVQELADEFYVSRSTLESELRNVKKEFLTQGFKIKSNRHGMILDINEKEKRELISKLINYYWGGLSYNSDKGEELILQIQVSSDLEKIFDVDVLKKVADNLNLFSQNTKLLFTDYEYQSLAIHLVIALDRIKKKLFLTNKDNTMEKMKLEKNTVFLIQLVEKEFKLSLPDFEKEHLNNHILAIQNSVLNNKIQQYYSIKTNIELKELITNKLIGINADDELIKSLMLHLEAAIKRLQLGLNIYNPYTEKIKFSFSRAFETAVLLVTTIEKKYYIKMNDDEIAFIALHFESFFERIPTKKKVKKKAVIVCSSGFGTSKLLEQRIKSIFYEEIEITRVLSLGDLEKSVISEDLIISTIPVKQHEVPVVLVSPLLGKEDRGKIENAVTKTSYTKKSCDVFIENLEDNLIFIEAGKETKHNVLTKICTTLIEEHYAKKGVLESSLTREEISSTAMGVFAMPHAQIEYINESKIVIYINKDGIVWNGDTVNIIFFFALNQQVKESINDIYSYFNELISDDFVMNKLIHASSKNDIYQLLKQVRE; encoded by the coding sequence ATGATTAATATGTTTGACGTCAAACATAAAAGGATAATCCAATTTATTTTAGACAATAAAAGAACTAATTATGAAGAATTGTCAAAATATATAGGCATATCTAAAAGAACTATAGCAAAATATCTGAATGAGATACGCGATCTTATTCAGCCATTAAACGTTAATCTAGTAATCAAACAAGGCGAAGGTGTTCATTTTGAAGGAGAAATACAAAAACTAGAAGAAATGATAAAGTCTCTGAAGGATTATGAATTAAATTCTAAAGATAATAGACAGATGAAATTATATTCAAAATTTATTTTATCTTCAGATCATCTAAAAGTGCAAGAATTGGCGGATGAGTTTTACGTGAGTAGATCCACTTTAGAAAGCGAATTAAGAAATGTTAAGAAAGAGTTTTTAACTCAAGGATTTAAAATAAAAAGTAATCGACATGGCATGATACTGGACATAAATGAGAAGGAAAAAAGAGAGCTAATCTCAAAATTAATCAACTATTATTGGGGAGGTCTTTCATACAATAGTGATAAAGGTGAAGAATTGATTTTGCAAATTCAAGTTTCTTCAGATTTAGAAAAAATTTTTGACGTTGATGTACTAAAAAAAGTAGCAGATAATTTGAATTTGTTCTCACAGAATACAAAATTATTATTTACGGACTATGAATACCAGTCACTAGCTATTCATTTGGTCATTGCTTTGGACAGAATAAAAAAGAAACTATTTTTAACTAACAAAGATAACACGATGGAAAAAATGAAACTAGAAAAAAATACAGTTTTTTTGATTCAGTTAGTTGAAAAAGAGTTTAAATTATCTTTGCCAGATTTTGAGAAGGAACACTTGAATAATCATATTCTGGCCATACAAAATAGTGTCTTAAATAACAAAATCCAACAATATTATTCAATTAAAACAAATATTGAATTAAAAGAATTGATTACTAATAAATTAATAGGCATCAATGCAGATGATGAATTGATAAAAAGTTTGATGCTACATTTGGAAGCTGCGATTAAAAGATTACAATTAGGTCTCAATATCTATAATCCCTATACAGAAAAAATCAAATTTTCTTTTTCTAGAGCATTTGAAACAGCCGTTCTTTTAGTAACAACTATCGAAAAAAAATATTATATCAAAATGAATGATGACGAGATAGCATTTATTGCATTACATTTTGAATCTTTCTTTGAAAGAATACCGACGAAAAAAAAAGTAAAGAAAAAAGCAGTCATAGTATGTAGTAGTGGATTTGGAACGTCAAAGTTGTTGGAACAAAGGATCAAAAGTATTTTTTATGAAGAAATAGAAATAACGAGAGTACTTTCTTTAGGAGATTTAGAAAAAAGCGTAATAAGTGAAGATCTTATTATAAGTACCATTCCTGTTAAGCAACATGAGGTTCCGGTAGTTTTAGTTAGCCCATTGTTGGGTAAAGAGGATAGAGGAAAAATTGAAAACGCTGTAACTAAAACAAGTTACACAAAAAAAAGTTGTGATGTTTTTATTGAGAATCTAGAGGATAATCTCATATTTATTGAAGCGGGTAAAGAAACTAAACATAATGTTTTAACTAAGATTTGTACTACCTTAATAGAGGAACACTATGCAAAAAAAGGAGTACTTGAGAGTTCACTTACAAGAGAAGAAATATCGTCAACAGCAATGGGTGTTTTTGCTATGCCACATGCTCAAATCGAATATATCAATGAGTCTAAGATTGTAATCTATATAAATAAAGATGGAATTGTATGGAATGGGGACACAGTAAATATTATTTTCTTTTTTGCCTTAAATCAACAAGTGAAAGAGAGTATTAATGATATTTATTCCTATTTTAATGAGTTAATTTCTGATGATTTTGTAATGAATAAATTAATACACGCAAGCAGTAAAAATGATATATATCAATTATTAAAGCAGGTGAGAGAATGA